One stretch of Rhodoflexus caldus DNA includes these proteins:
- a CDS encoding M28 family metallopeptidase: protein MLYLKILLASLCISLAVPAIAQDMERVRQNIRLLCSPEMAGRGYTMDGDKKAAQLIAKAFREAGLQPFGSDYYQSFSLTANTFPQKMVLIIDGKSLIVGKDFIPNPVSGKGKGSAKLIYLDTLLAKGDSAVVRNAMQTNYQGKGIVFRMSDYSLMLERCPELIPQLNKAKVWIGTSPTLTAHISGQALQPPFLLAKPEAIGKSAQKIKFRMDSQLKTNYITQNVIGYIKGTETPERFVVFTAHYDHLGTIGTQAYIPGANDNAAGVAMLIELAHHFGKNPPPFSVCFMAFSGEELGLLGSLHYAANPLFPLSQINFLWNLDLIGTGKDGATVVNATIHTREFEKLRTINESLQALPKIIPRAPAANSDHYPFSIKGVPTFFIYLMDKNYPHYHNIDDKAENLPLSGFGGLFNLLIKMTEK, encoded by the coding sequence ATGTTGTATTTGAAAATATTGCTGGCAAGCCTTTGTATATCACTTGCTGTTCCGGCCATCGCGCAGGACATGGAGCGAGTACGCCAAAACATCCGCTTGCTTTGTTCCCCCGAAATGGCAGGCAGAGGCTACACCATGGATGGCGATAAAAAAGCCGCTCAACTGATTGCAAAAGCCTTCCGCGAAGCAGGCTTACAACCCTTCGGCAGCGATTATTACCAATCATTCTCCCTGACTGCCAATACTTTCCCTCAAAAGATGGTCTTAATCATTGACGGAAAATCCCTTATAGTTGGTAAAGATTTTATACCAAATCCTGTGTCAGGCAAAGGAAAAGGCAGCGCAAAATTGATATATTTGGATACATTATTAGCTAAAGGCGATTCGGCAGTTGTCAGAAATGCCATGCAAACCAACTATCAAGGGAAGGGAATCGTTTTTCGCATGTCGGACTACTCCCTGATGCTGGAGCGCTGCCCCGAACTTATCCCGCAATTGAATAAAGCAAAAGTATGGATAGGCACTTCTCCTACCCTAACGGCGCACATCAGCGGTCAGGCTTTACAACCTCCGTTTCTGTTGGCTAAGCCAGAAGCCATTGGCAAATCTGCCCAAAAAATCAAATTCCGAATGGACAGCCAACTGAAAACCAATTATATCACGCAAAACGTAATTGGATATATCAAAGGCACTGAAACCCCTGAACGCTTTGTGGTATTTACTGCCCATTATGACCATCTGGGCACCATTGGCACGCAGGCTTATATTCCGGGGGCTAACGACAACGCAGCAGGCGTAGCCATGTTGATTGAACTTGCACATCATTTCGGCAAAAATCCGCCTCCTTTTTCGGTTTGTTTCATGGCATTTTCAGGAGAAGAACTGGGGCTACTGGGTTCACTGCACTACGCCGCCAACCCGCTGTTCCCGCTTTCGCAGATTAACTTTCTGTGGAATCTGGATTTGATAGGCACAGGCAAAGACGGCGCAACCGTGGTTAATGCCACCATCCACACACGTGAATTTGAAAAACTCAGAACCATTAACGAAAGTTTACAGGCGTTACCTAAAATCATTCCGCGAGCGCCCGCTGCTAATTCAGACCATTACCCATTCAGCATAAAAGGCGTTCCTACATTTTTTATTTACCTGATGGATAAAAACTACCCGCATTATCACAATATTGATGACAAAGCAGAAAACTTACCGCTGAGCGGTTTTGGCGGTTTGTTCAATCTGCTGATAAAAATGACGGAAAAATAG
- a CDS encoding acetyl-CoA carboxylase biotin carboxyl carrier protein subunit: MYRIQVEKGNAYQVENNGEFPVVNEQPLHWDVLQIAPGRYHILLDNQTFNAEVVKADYQAKSFTFRINNRIYHLAAKDRFDLLLEKMGMGNAAGHKINDLKAPMPGLILGVSVSEGQQVKKGDTLLILEAMKMENVLKAPADATVKSVKVQKGDRVEKNAILIVFA, encoded by the coding sequence ATGTATCGTATTCAGGTTGAAAAAGGCAATGCCTATCAGGTAGAAAACAACGGTGAGTTTCCGGTGGTTAATGAGCAGCCACTGCACTGGGACGTATTGCAAATAGCACCCGGTCGCTATCATATATTGCTTGATAATCAGACCTTTAACGCCGAAGTGGTGAAGGCCGATTATCAGGCAAAGTCTTTTACGTTCCGTATCAACAACAGAATCTACCATTTGGCGGCCAAAGACCGATTCGATTTATTGCTTGAAAAAATGGGTATGGGCAATGCTGCCGGTCATAAAATCAATGATTTGAAAGCACCTATGCCCGGCCTGATTCTGGGAGTGAGCGTAAGTGAAGGACAGCAGGTAAAAAAAGGCGATACTTTATTGATTTTGGAAGCCATGAAAATGGAGAATGTGCTGAAAGCACCTGCCGATGCTACGGTTAAGTCTGTGAAAGTGCAAAAAGGCGACCGTGTAGAAAAAAATGCCATTTTGATTGTTTTTGCCTGA
- a CDS encoding ribonuclease HII: protein MLIPSYTDVLIEAGVDEAGRGCLAGPVVAAAVILPKDYTHPLLNDSKKLNYRQREKLQMEIERDALAIGIGNATPEEIDRINILQASILAMNRAIEMLSPVPELLLIDGKFFSTHLAVPYHCIVKGDGLYYSIAAASVIAKTHRDHLMQEYAEQYPHYGWQQNAGYPTKMHYEAIASHGITPLHRRSFRLFAATTD, encoded by the coding sequence ATGCTGATACCGTCTTACACAGATGTTTTGATAGAGGCAGGTGTGGATGAGGCGGGAAGAGGTTGTTTGGCAGGGCCTGTGGTGGCTGCGGCTGTTATTTTACCCAAAGACTACACACACCCGCTGCTGAACGATTCTAAAAAACTCAATTACAGGCAACGTGAAAAGTTGCAAATGGAAATTGAGCGCGATGCACTTGCAATCGGTATCGGAAACGCTACCCCCGAAGAAATAGACCGCATCAATATTTTGCAGGCCTCTATTCTTGCCATGAACCGGGCAATAGAAATGCTTTCACCTGTGCCGGAACTGCTGTTGATAGACGGTAAGTTTTTTTCAACTCATCTGGCTGTTCCCTATCACTGCATTGTCAAAGGCGACGGGTTGTACTACTCCATTGCTGCCGCATCGGTAATAGCCAAAACCCATCGCGACCATTTGATGCAGGAATACGCAGAGCAATATCCGCACTACGGGTGGCAACAGAATGCCGGTTATCCGACAAAAATGCACTACGAGGCCATTGCTTCGCATGGCATTACACCGCTGCATAGGCGCAGTTTTCGCCTGTTTGCTGCTACAACCGATTGA
- a CDS encoding sugar phosphate isomerase/epimerase family protein has product MPANAFASKPLVLKKSLKYSMITGGESIAEKFITAKQAGFDGVEPDSRMNWQEVARAARESNMAVPGLVCWEHWRSPLSHPEQSVRDKCLDAMREALEACPQLGATTVLLVSAVVNAQVSYEEAYKRSQEEIRKLVPLAERLKVSIAIENVWNNFLLSPLEAARYIDEINSPYVGWYFDVGNIVRYGWPEQWIRILGKRILKIDVKEYSRKMAEEQGIWKGFEAELMTGDCNWAAVKTALAEINYKGGWMSAEVKGGDLNRLTEIAKKLDEINRL; this is encoded by the coding sequence ATGCCTGCTAATGCCTTTGCCTCTAAGCCGTTAGTGCTCAAAAAAAGCCTGAAATACAGCATGATAACCGGTGGCGAGAGCATTGCCGAAAAGTTTATCACAGCCAAACAAGCCGGTTTTGACGGTGTAGAACCCGATAGCCGCATGAACTGGCAGGAAGTAGCCCGTGCCGCACGCGAAAGCAACATGGCTGTACCCGGGCTGGTTTGCTGGGAACACTGGCGCTCGCCCCTTTCGCACCCTGAACAGTCGGTGCGCGACAAGTGCTTAGATGCCATGCGCGAGGCATTGGAAGCCTGCCCGCAATTGGGCGCTACTACCGTATTGTTGGTGTCTGCCGTGGTTAATGCGCAGGTATCTTACGAAGAAGCCTACAAGCGCTCGCAGGAAGAAATCCGCAAACTCGTGCCACTTGCCGAGCGACTCAAAGTCAGTATTGCTATAGAAAATGTGTGGAATAATTTTTTACTGAGTCCGCTGGAAGCTGCCCGATATATTGACGAAATCAATTCGCCGTATGTAGGCTGGTACTTTGACGTGGGTAATATCGTACGCTACGGCTGGCCGGAGCAATGGATTAGGATTTTAGGCAAGCGCATTCTGAAAATAGACGTAAAGGAGTACAGTCGCAAAATGGCCGAAGAACAAGGCATCTGGAAAGGATTTGAAGCCGAATTGATGACAGGCGATTGCAACTGGGCTGCTGTGAAAACGGCTCTTGCCGAAATAAATTACAAAGGAGGCTGGATGAGTGCCGAGGTAAAGGGAGGCGACCTCAATCGGCTGACAGAAATTGCCAAAAAATTAGACGAAATCAATCGGTTGTAG
- a CDS encoding DUF2911 domain-containing protein: MKKWLKITAGIIVLLLIAFFVLRTWTKSYSPEAQEKIVKNGFSAEVTYCRPSKKGRVIFGEVVPYGKVWRTGANEATVIQLGQDTDIAGSILPKGNYSLWTIPDRQEWTIIFNRETGQWGTNYNAEEDILKVKVPASRSDEPVEMFTISFKSSGNEVQMLLSWENTTVAVPMKKAP; the protein is encoded by the coding sequence ATGAAAAAATGGCTTAAAATCACGGCCGGCATTATCGTATTATTGCTGATTGCATTTTTTGTGCTGCGCACATGGACAAAGTCGTACAGTCCTGAGGCACAGGAAAAAATCGTTAAAAACGGTTTCAGCGCCGAAGTAACTTATTGCAGACCATCCAAAAAAGGACGCGTTATTTTTGGCGAAGTAGTGCCCTACGGCAAAGTGTGGCGCACAGGTGCTAATGAAGCTACCGTCATCCAACTTGGACAGGATACAGACATAGCCGGCTCCATACTGCCCAAAGGCAATTATTCGCTGTGGACTATCCCCGACCGCCAAGAGTGGACAATTATTTTCAACAGAGAAACCGGCCAATGGGGTACTAATTACAACGCCGAGGAGGATATTTTGAAAGTAAAAGTACCTGCCTCGCGCTCCGATGAGCCTGTGGAAATGTTTACTATTTCTTTCAAGTCATCGGGTAATGAGGTGCAAATGCTGCTTTCGTGGGAGAATACCACAGTTGCCGTACCGATGAAAAAAGCTCCTTAA
- a CDS encoding ABC transporter ATP-binding protein, whose amino-acid sequence MLETRNLHKYYGQLHVLKGINLQIHTGQITTIVGPSGAGKSTLLHILGTLDTPDEGTVAADGIILQNLGEQALARFRNLEIGFVFQFHNLLPEFTALENIAMPGYIAGKPVEELHNRATELAQMLGVAHRLSHKPAELSGGEQQRIAVARALINSPKIVFADEPSGNLDTRNAEELHQLFFKLRDELGQTFVIVTHNESLANATDRKITIVDGRIAGDESK is encoded by the coding sequence ATGCTCGAAACCCGCAACCTGCACAAATATTACGGACAACTGCACGTACTCAAAGGAATCAACCTGCAAATTCACACGGGTCAAATTACTACCATTGTAGGCCCTTCGGGGGCAGGAAAAAGTACACTGTTGCACATATTGGGTACTTTGGACACCCCCGACGAGGGCACTGTTGCGGCAGATGGTATCATATTGCAAAACCTTGGCGAACAGGCACTTGCCCGATTCCGCAATCTGGAAATTGGCTTTGTTTTTCAGTTCCACAACCTGTTGCCTGAGTTTACCGCATTGGAAAATATCGCCATGCCGGGCTACATTGCCGGCAAACCGGTAGAAGAGTTACACAACCGTGCCACCGAACTGGCACAAATGCTTGGGGTAGCGCACAGGCTTTCACACAAGCCTGCCGAACTGTCGGGCGGCGAGCAGCAACGCATTGCCGTAGCCCGTGCGCTCATCAACAGCCCGAAAATTGTATTTGCCGATGAGCCCAGCGGTAACTTGGACACTCGCAATGCAGAAGAACTGCACCAATTGTTTTTTAAACTGCGCGATGAGTTAGGACAAACTTTTGTAATTGTTACGCACAATGAGTCGCTTGCCAATGCCACCGACCGAAAAATTACCATTGTGGACGGCCGCATTGCGGGTGATGAAAGCAAATAA
- a CDS encoding SusC/RagA family TonB-linked outer membrane protein, with product MKMKINKLLTGWIPILLLLLVSMQPAFAQKRITGKVTDAETNTPLPGVTVLAKGTQTGTTTDAEGKYSLNVPAGTDMLVFSYVGFKTQEIAIGNQSNIDIALAADDKMLSEVVVTGYLTEQKKDIVGSVATVKSKDLVAIPQGNVEQQLQGRVSGVTVLTSGQPGVQSSVRVRGFTTLGNNAPLFIVDGVPLTDVSDLNGLDIESTTVLKDAGAASIYGARASNGVIVMTTKRGLSKPGKLRVDYEMQYGTQMPGERRTGVLNPQQTAEWTFIARRNAGQAATHPQYGSGATPVLPDYINVGGVGGLFEGDPRIDRNRYNINFDNGPIYQIVRGNKAGTNWYKEITRNAPILNQSIGLSGGGEGSRFYVGLGQYEQQGVVLNTWLKRYTARVNSEFTIAKKVRIGENMQVTFRENPSIGTDLNAPQGENDLFMAMTINPFIPVYDEFGGWAGTAAPGFNNSRNPVADRTRAGQNKGFSLATMGNLYAEVEPIQDLILRTSIGGRLASFHTRSAQFRTYERSENIGANSVSESSGFSYTWTWTNTATYKKTFDKHAVKGLLGYEYIVSDGFRFLNGFGLNPFSMDPAFRTISTTETVGRQTGSGGNPERRFGSLFARVDYGYADKYYINGTIRQDQSSVFGENNRVGVFPAFSAAWRISSENFMKGINWIDDLKIRGGWGQMGNSLIDPNNQFDLFVATSYDISGVNTGADPALRQSRLGNRNAKWETNTTTNIGIDGSFFKGKMDIILDLYQKRTDDILYQVPLPGVLGQVTPPSVNIASISNKGIDLQIINRGNITRDLRFETDLTFTTFTNRIESLAPDAGITFFDAGNATRLGLTTRNQVGSSFSRFFGYKVVGLFQSPEDVRNSPVQDGAAPGRLKFADINGDGRITADDRTFIGSPIPDFTMGLNLKLSYKNFDFETFFYWVAGADAFNGFRVFTDFYPLFPGIAISERVLNSWTPQNPNATVPIFENVANFSTNTQVSSYFLENASYLRNRNMQISYNVPKDVLNRFGAERLRLFVQAANLFTITKYTGLDPAISGGDAGFGIDAGGNYPFVRTFMLGASLGF from the coding sequence ATGAAAATGAAAATCAACAAACTTTTGACAGGGTGGATTCCCATCCTTTTGCTGCTTTTAGTAAGCATGCAGCCGGCTTTTGCCCAGAAACGCATCACAGGTAAAGTAACCGATGCAGAAACCAACACGCCTTTGCCGGGGGTAACGGTTTTGGCCAAAGGTACGCAGACCGGTACTACTACCGATGCAGAGGGAAAGTATTCGCTGAATGTTCCTGCAGGCACTGATATGCTGGTGTTCTCTTATGTAGGTTTCAAAACACAGGAAATAGCCATTGGCAATCAGAGCAACATAGACATTGCGCTGGCGGCAGACGACAAAATGCTGAGCGAAGTGGTTGTAACAGGTTATTTGACCGAACAGAAAAAAGATATTGTAGGTTCGGTAGCCACGGTAAAGTCCAAAGATTTGGTAGCTATCCCTCAAGGTAACGTAGAGCAACAGTTACAGGGGCGCGTATCAGGCGTTACAGTACTTACCTCCGGCCAGCCGGGCGTGCAGAGTTCCGTAAGGGTGCGCGGTTTTACTACTTTGGGTAATAACGCCCCCCTATTCATTGTAGATGGCGTGCCGCTGACCGATGTGTCTGACCTGAACGGTCTTGATATTGAGTCCACTACGGTTTTAAAAGATGCCGGTGCGGCTTCCATCTACGGTGCGCGTGCTTCTAACGGCGTAATCGTAATGACGACTAAGCGCGGCCTGAGCAAACCCGGCAAGCTGCGTGTAGATTATGAAATGCAGTACGGAACTCAGATGCCCGGTGAGCGGCGCACAGGCGTACTCAATCCGCAACAAACTGCCGAGTGGACATTTATTGCCCGCCGCAACGCAGGACAGGCGGCTACACACCCGCAATATGGTTCAGGCGCAACTCCTGTATTGCCCGATTATATCAACGTCGGTGGTGTTGGCGGCTTGTTTGAGGGCGACCCCCGCATTGACCGCAACCGTTACAACATCAACTTCGACAACGGCCCCATCTATCAGATTGTGCGCGGCAACAAAGCCGGTACTAACTGGTACAAAGAAATTACCCGCAATGCACCTATTTTGAACCAAAGCATCGGGCTTTCAGGTGGCGGCGAGGGTAGTCGTTTCTATGTAGGCTTAGGTCAATACGAACAACAAGGTGTCGTGCTGAATACTTGGCTGAAACGTTATACTGCCCGTGTAAACTCCGAATTTACGATTGCCAAAAAAGTACGCATCGGTGAAAACATGCAGGTAACTTTTCGGGAAAACCCCAGCATCGGTACAGATTTGAACGCTCCCCAAGGCGAAAACGACTTGTTTATGGCCATGACTATCAATCCGTTTATACCTGTGTATGACGAGTTTGGCGGTTGGGCGGGTACTGCCGCGCCGGGCTTCAACAACTCCCGCAACCCTGTGGCAGACCGCACCCGCGCCGGCCAAAACAAAGGTTTCAGCCTTGCAACAATGGGTAATTTGTATGCAGAAGTTGAGCCTATTCAGGACTTGATATTGCGAACCAGCATAGGCGGACGATTAGCCTCTTTCCATACTCGCAGCGCACAGTTCCGCACCTACGAACGCTCAGAAAATATCGGTGCTAACTCTGTATCGGAAAGCTCAGGTTTCTCTTATACTTGGACGTGGACTAATACGGCTACTTACAAAAAAACATTTGACAAGCACGCAGTTAAGGGTCTGTTAGGTTATGAATATATCGTAAGTGACGGTTTCCGTTTTCTCAATGGTTTTGGTCTGAATCCGTTCTCGATGGATCCTGCTTTCCGCACTATTTCCACTACTGAAACTGTTGGCCGTCAGACAGGCAGCGGAGGCAACCCTGAGCGCCGTTTTGGTTCACTCTTTGCCCGCGTGGACTATGGCTATGCCGATAAGTACTACATTAATGGAACAATCCGTCAAGACCAGTCTTCCGTATTCGGTGAAAATAATCGCGTCGGTGTATTCCCTGCTTTCTCTGCCGCATGGCGTATTTCAAGCGAAAATTTCATGAAGGGAATCAATTGGATTGATGACCTGAAAATTCGCGGCGGCTGGGGGCAAATGGGTAACTCTCTGATTGACCCCAATAACCAGTTTGACTTATTTGTGGCTACTTCCTATGACATTTCGGGTGTAAACACGGGTGCAGACCCTGCGTTGCGCCAAAGCCGCTTAGGCAACCGAAATGCGAAGTGGGAAACCAATACTACGACCAACATTGGTATAGATGGTTCCTTCTTTAAAGGCAAAATGGACATCATCTTAGACTTGTACCAAAAGCGTACCGATGACATTTTGTATCAAGTACCACTACCGGGCGTCTTAGGACAGGTAACACCTCCTTCCGTAAATATTGCCTCTATCAGCAACAAGGGTATTGACTTGCAAATCATTAACCGCGGCAATATTACCAGAGACCTGCGTTTTGAAACCGACCTGACTTTTACCACTTTTACCAACCGTATCGAGTCATTAGCGCCTGATGCAGGTATTACCTTCTTTGATGCCGGTAATGCTACGCGTTTGGGGCTGACTACCCGCAATCAGGTGGGAAGTTCTTTCTCTCGCTTCTTCGGTTATAAAGTGGTTGGCTTGTTCCAAAGCCCCGAAGATGTGCGCAACTCTCCCGTACAGGACGGCGCAGCACCCGGTCGTTTGAAATTTGCTGATATTAACGGCGATGGTCGCATCACTGCCGATGACCGTACATTTATCGGCAGCCCGATACCTGACTTTACTATGGGTCTGAACTTGAAACTCTCTTACAAAAACTTCGATTTCGAGACTTTCTTCTATTGGGTGGCAGGCGCAGACGCATTCAACGGATTCAGAGTGTTTACCGACTTTTATCCGCTGTTCCCCGGTATTGCCATCAGCGAGCGCGTGCTGAACTCATGGACACCTCAGAACCCCAACGCTACCGTACCTATTTTTGAAAACGTAGCTAATTTCAGTACCAATACGCAAGTGTCTTCTTACTTCTTGGAGAATGCTTCTTACTTGCGCAACCGCAATATGCAAATCAGCTACAACGTGCCGAAAGATGTGCTGAACCGCTTCGGTGCAGAACGTTTGCGCCTGTTTGTTCAAGCTGCCAACTTATTCACCATTACGAAATATACAGGCCTCGACCCTGCAATTTCAGGCGGTGATGCGGGCTTTGGTATTGATGCAGGTGGTAACTATCCTTTTGTACGCACCTTTATGCTGGGTGCAAGCTTAGGCTTCTAA
- a CDS encoding RagB/SusD family nutrient uptake outer membrane protein: protein MKRFLMKAVGLSVIITVATTTSCKKSYFEVDPIGQLSNNQVATQKGVEQILIGAYAVLNGSNWNASFTNWIYGSANGGDANKGSNAGDQSQMNEIIRFEGQAVNGDFNLKWNAVYNGVARANQAIIAANALKPEQISEANKRRIIAEARFLRGFYHLEGKKMFNMIPYIDETVSYSAGNFRIPNDKDIWPNIEADFKHAYDNLPETQAQVGRANKWAAGAFLGKVLLFQRKFAEAKTVFDACIANGKTSKGERYGLLDQYSKNFNADFDNNNESIFAFQASVNDGTGAANANPDLVLNFPHNNGWAGAMPAGCCGFHQPSFDLANSFRTTAAGLPLLDGSYNLPANELRTDMGIPSDRPFTPDPGPLDPRIDWTIGRRGIPFLDWGIHPGNAWIRDASNGGPFSPVKNVFYRAQQGRLTDNSSWTPGYTALNYSFMRYADLLLMTAECEVELGNLERARQLVNQVRRRAANPAGFVMNNGVPAANYRISEYTAPWPDAATARAAVRFERRLELGMEGHRFFDLVRWGIADQVLNAYLQYESTKLAFFRGARFTRGKNEYYPIPQVQIDVTGNGPDGRPILRQNPGY from the coding sequence ATGAAAAGGTTTCTGATGAAAGCGGTGGGGCTTTCGGTAATAATAACCGTAGCAACTACCACATCTTGTAAAAAGAGTTATTTTGAAGTTGACCCGATTGGGCAGCTCAGCAACAACCAAGTGGCTACCCAGAAAGGCGTTGAGCAAATTCTTATCGGTGCTTACGCAGTGCTGAACGGCTCTAACTGGAACGCTTCTTTCACCAACTGGATTTATGGCAGTGCCAACGGCGGCGACGCAAACAAGGGTTCTAACGCCGGCGACCAGTCGCAGATGAACGAAATTATTCGTTTTGAAGGTCAGGCGGTTAATGGTGATTTTAACCTGAAATGGAATGCCGTATACAATGGCGTAGCTCGTGCCAATCAGGCAATTATTGCGGCAAATGCGCTCAAACCCGAGCAAATTTCGGAAGCCAACAAGCGACGCATCATTGCCGAAGCACGCTTCCTGCGCGGTTTCTATCATTTAGAAGGAAAGAAAATGTTTAACATGATTCCTTACATCGATGAAACCGTAAGCTACAGCGCCGGTAATTTCCGCATTCCTAATGACAAAGACATATGGCCTAATATTGAGGCAGACTTTAAACATGCCTACGACAACCTGCCCGAAACACAGGCACAAGTCGGAAGAGCCAACAAGTGGGCGGCAGGCGCCTTTCTGGGCAAAGTTTTGCTGTTTCAACGGAAATTTGCCGAAGCCAAAACCGTATTTGATGCTTGTATAGCTAATGGAAAAACATCTAAGGGCGAACGCTACGGTTTGTTAGACCAGTACTCCAAAAACTTTAATGCAGACTTTGACAATAACAACGAGTCTATTTTTGCATTTCAGGCTTCGGTAAACGATGGTACGGGGGCAGCCAATGCTAACCCTGACTTGGTACTTAATTTCCCGCATAACAACGGATGGGCAGGAGCAATGCCTGCCGGCTGTTGTGGTTTCCACCAGCCTTCTTTTGACCTTGCCAACTCATTCCGTACTACTGCGGCGGGGCTTCCTTTGCTCGACGGCTCTTACAATTTGCCTGCAAACGAGTTGCGTACCGACATGGGTATTCCTTCCGACCGTCCGTTTACACCGGATCCCGGGCCACTTGACCCACGCATTGACTGGACAATAGGCAGAAGAGGTATTCCATTCTTGGATTGGGGCATTCACCCGGGCAACGCATGGATTCGCGACGCCAGCAACGGCGGGCCTTTCTCTCCTGTGAAAAATGTATTCTATCGCGCACAACAGGGTCGCTTAACGGACAACTCTTCATGGACACCCGGATACACAGCCTTGAACTACAGTTTTATGCGCTATGCCGATTTGTTATTGATGACTGCCGAGTGTGAGGTAGAACTTGGCAACCTCGAGCGCGCCCGTCAACTCGTAAATCAGGTGCGCCGCCGCGCAGCCAATCCGGCCGGCTTCGTAATGAACAACGGTGTGCCTGCTGCCAACTATCGCATTAGTGAGTACACTGCTCCATGGCCGGATGCAGCAACTGCGCGCGCTGCCGTGCGTTTTGAACGCCGACTCGAGTTGGGTATGGAAGGACACCGATTCTTTGACTTAGTTCGTTGGGGAATTGCCGACCAAGTGCTCAATGCTTACTTGCAGTATGAAAGCACCAAATTAGCGTTCTTCCGAGGCGCACGTTTCACTCGTGGTAAGAACGAATATTATCCGATTCCACAGGTGCAGATAGACGTAACAGGTAATGGCCCCGATGGTCGCCCGATATTGCGTCAGAATCCCGGTTATTAA